From the genome of Leguminivora glycinivorella isolate SPB_JAAS2020 chromosome Z, LegGlyc_1.1, whole genome shotgun sequence, one region includes:
- the LOC125241200 gene encoding uncharacterized protein LOC125241200 gives MSSTKMFLCDACLILLLGIVFAFPEDKAVGSSTGSPESLKGNCTCGGFDSRGGSAPLLSHAPGLSVECGAAGNATCGNLCVALATATRAKGPEVLCNRIKDCNELLLSVFYKICDGPWVSANMTAEEPLCCENSKSKTCASAATTTMRAASTPVTGAPV, from the exons ATGTCATCAACCAAGATGTTTCTGTGCGACGcctgccttattttattactcgGGATAGTATTCGCATTTCCTGAAGACAAAGCTGTGGG AAGTTCAACGGGTTCACCAGAGTCGTTGAAAGGCAACTGCACGTGCGGCGGGTTCGACTCGCGAGGCGGGTCCGCGCCGCTGCTGTCGCACGCGCCCGGGCTGTCGGTGGAGTGCGGCGCCGCGGGCAACGCCACCTGCGGCAACCTGTGCGTGGCGCTCGCCACCGCCACCCGCGCCAAGGGGCCCGAGGTGCTGTGCAATCGGATCAAGGACTGCAACGAACTCTTG CTCTCCGTATTCTACAAGATCTGCGATGGGCCGTGGGTGTCGGCGAACATGACGGCCGAGGAGCCGCTGTGCTGCGAGAACTCCAAGTCGAAAACGTGCGCCTCTGCCGCGACGACCACCATGCGCGCTGCCTCCACCCCCGTCACCGGTGCCCCCGTGTGA
- the LOC125241198 gene encoding serine/arginine repetitive matrix protein 5, with the protein MLSDESSSDSETGRFKGRSEKQDQQNKTSSQRDKNVRSSGRDRHSEHDRFHRDSNRRRDERGRYDRLPRERHRSSKNSPTRRRHSNDRSPDRKRSRERHFPRRMSRERSKTKEHRSSSRDRRHPSRSTSHRPPEQKRDIKEEIKRNLTTREEKNTQLSTKPKSVDKFDRGTRARDSSSPEVKVKKSEIHKPTPMERKKKSESPEVLDKDCDSNHSEDVQPGSYYSMKPTVIKEKSDGTSEIDSSDDEKLRAKLLNLEKELHQAKKKKHKKKHRKKGKSSKEEKDNETPTSIEVSSTTDIKNKLTTNSSIDVDTTEVTSTQKSNQVESNEEGEILSEDDSHSGIDIDPTDLRHKLKRSVVKVEPVELIDLGGKVSSKTDVCGPALPPHLAQQSSRYASSNTEGPALPPHLRKGDRKIGPSIPDQLRKKLAENDCEVIKCESSDDDGIGPLPAGAEHKWSDAHRHLEERALDMKIRNMDGHSMQSSKVKSREQWMLELPEGKAKYMGLEARTFRAKEGPDMSNRSSWTDTPEERARKKDGLEKEEDPDVVLQREARARQLASRDEEQEKAVKKHKKKHKREESLLEMHEKKIKKKKKKCDKEEKQERRPFSRDVDLQVNRFDEAQKKSVIKKAQLLDSRFSRGEAKYL; encoded by the exons ATGCTTTCTGATGAATCCAGCAGTGATTCTGAGACAGGTAGATTCAAAGGTAGATCTGAAAAACAAGATCAACAAAATAAAACTTCCAGTCAAAGAGATAAAAATGTGAGATCATCAGGAAGAGACAGACATTCAGAACATGACAGATTCCATAGAGATTCTAATAGAAGGCGAGATGAAAGAGGTAGATATGATAGACTACCAAGGGAAAGGCATAGATCCTCTAAGAACTCTCCAACAAGAAGGAGACATTCTAATGACAGAAGTCCTGATAGAAAAAGGTCTCGAGAAAGGCACTTCCCTAGAAGAATGTCAAGAGAGAGATCCAAAACAAAGGAGCATAGAAGTAGTAGTAGAGACAGACGTCATCCATCCAGATCTACATCTCACAGGCCTCCAGAACAGAAAAGGGATATCAAAGAGGAGATAAAACGTAACTTAACAACAAGGGAAGAAAAGAATACACAATTATCTACAAAACCCAAAAGTGTAGACAAGTTTGATAGAGGCACTCGAGCTAGAGACTCTTCATCGCCAGAAGTTAAAGTCAAAAAGTCTGAAATACATAAACCAACTCCCATGGAAAGGAAGAAGAAAAGTGAAAGCCCTGAAGTGCTTGACAAAGATTGTGATAGTAATCATTCAGAGGATGTGCAACCTGGCTCATACTACAGCATGAAGCCAACTGTCATCAAAGAAAAATCTGATGGAACTAGTGAAATCGACTCTTCTGATGATGAGAAGCTTCGTGCTAAACTACTAAACTTAGAAAAGGAACTCCATCAAGCCAAAAAGAAAAAACACAAgaaaaaacatagaaaaaaggggaaatCCAGTAAGGAAGAAAAAGACAATGAAACTCCAACTTCAATTGAAGTAAGTAGCACAACTGATATTAAAAACAAACTGACAACCAACTCTAGCATTGATGTTGACACAACAGAGGTAACATCAACACAGAAAAGTAATCAAGTTGAAAGCAATGAAGAAGGTGAAATCTTAAGTGAGGATGACTCCCACAGTGGCATTGATATTGACCCAACTGACTTGAGGCATAAGCTAAAACGGTCTGTTGTTAAAGTTGAGCCTGTAGAATTAATAGACTTGGGAGGCAAAGTGAGTTCAAAGACTGATGTATGTGGTCCGGCCCTGCCTCCACACTTGGCTCAACAATCCAGCAGATACGCATCATCAAACACCGAAGGGCCTGCGTTGCCGCCCCATCTTCGCAAGGGAGATAGAAAGATAG GTCCCTCAATACCAGACCAACTGCGCAAAAAACTAGCTGAAAATGATTGCGAAGTTATAAAATGTGAAAGTTCTGACGATGATGGCATTGGGCCCCTACCTGCAGGAGCAGAGCACAAATGGTCCGACGCTCACCGCCACCTCGAGGAAAGAGCTTTAGACAtgaaaattagaaatatggaTGGGCATTCAATGCAGAGCTCTAAAGTTAAATCTCGGGAACAGTGGATGCTAGAGCTACCTGAGGGAAAAGCGAAGTATATGGGTCTGGAGGCTCGAACATTTAGGGCTAAGGAAGGTCCCGACATGTCTAACAG ATCGAGTTGGACTGATACACCAGAAGAAAGGGCCCGAAAAAAAGATGGTCTGGAAAAGGAAGAAGATCCTGACGTAGTTTTACAGAGGGAAGCAAGGGCGCGCCAGCTGGCCAGCAGAGACGAGGAGCAAGAGAAGGCTGTAAA AAAACATAAGAAGAAGCACAAAAGAGAAGAATCTTTACTTGAGATGCacgaaaagaaaattaaaaagaaaaagaag AAGTGTGACAAAGAGGAGAAGCAGGAGCGGCGGCCGTTTAGCCGCGACGTGGACCTGCAGGTCAACCGCTTCGACGAGGCGCAGAAGAAGTCCGTCATCAAGAAAGCGCAGCTCCTGGATTCCAGGTTCTCTCGCGGAGAAGCCAAGTACTTGTAA